The Helianthus annuus cultivar XRQ/B chromosome 15, HanXRQr2.0-SUNRISE, whole genome shotgun sequence genomic sequence TGGAAAGCTACAACCCCCAGGTTCCGCTGATGAAACCTAAGAAGCACAAACAGAGAGTACAACCCTTATCaccataaacttaaaaaaaaaatatcaatcCATCGATTAACCAAGAAGCACAAACAGAATGAAATCCAGTGGATCTAGAAGATCCGAAAGTGTAATTCGATCAGAACTAAATGCATAGAAAAAGCACAAGAAATTTCTTAAGCATTGAGTACAATACCAAACACCTAAGCCAGTTGCAAACTAGTGTGGAAAACGTGTATTGCCTGTATAAATAACTAAATACATACCTTTCTCATTTCCAATATCTTTATGCACATATCTTTTGTATTTATATGTAAATACATACCTTTCTCATTTCCAATATCTTTATCCACATATCTTTTGTATTTATATGTAAAAACAAACAACAATTTGGTTTTCGTTTTATCTTTTTTCTAACGAGAGATAACATTTAAGTAGTTGAGAGAGGTTAATATAACCATGAGTTTGTGGAAACTGAGGTCGTGATTCATATGGTTTAATATAACCACTAGTGTTATTTCTATTTATACCCCCAACTTCGGAAATTCCCATTTCAAAACCATGGATGATTTTTTCATTCTTTCACCTtgcacttcttcttcttcttcttctaacACACCTGCTCCTCCTCCAGTGGCTGCTTTAGTACCACAACCAAACGGTCTGGTTTCGGATTCCGACCGCGAGCTGGTTATCGCACCCAGGGTGGTGAAAAAGAAAGCAAAAAACCACGTGCGGCGTGAGAAGAACCTCAACAAGCAGTTCTACAGTCTCTTGTCGGTGGTCCCAAAGGTCTCCAAGATGGACAAGGCGTCGTTGCTAGGGGACGCGGTGTGTTACATCAACGAACTGAAACAAAAGGTTGAAGAACTCGAATCCGAGCTGGAAATGAGGGACAGTACAAAGGTTAATtgtgagaagaagaagaagaagaacataCAAGTGAAAATGGTGGGTGAATATGCGATTATAAGAGTGCAGTCGGCGAACAGCGATTGGCCGGAGTTGAAACTGATGTCGGCGTTGGGGAAGATGGAAGCCAAAATCCAGCATGCAACCATGTCGTGTGTTAATGACGTTATGTTTCAAGATTTTGTCGCTAAGATCCCCGGTGCCACAGAAGATGAAGTCAAGGCTTATCTTCATACCAGATTAAAcaagtaattattattattattagtatgtTTATTGCACATGTTTATCCCTTTGGCAGTTTCTAGTTAACAGTTGGATCCTTTTTTCTGTTACTTTAATATTTGAATAAGTCAAGATGTATATGTTGCCGTTTTATAataactaggattgcgacccgccgcaatgcggcggggattctttagttataactaagtcaatctagaacccgcacgttatgttaaacctgtcaaacggggaaaaaatagacgatgtaaaaacgttcacccacacacgcaacgttgcgtcgtgttaactcgcaaaatttagaacgaaacataaaaacgttaaactaaagaggcacgttgcgatgtgttaagtcacaaaatttagaaccaagcaaaagcgaaaaatttgcaaaaaatgaaaactataaaggaccaaagttgaaagtaaaaaaagttgtgagaatagattgcaaaagataaaaagttttgggtcaaaagtaaaaaaaaacaaatagttttgagttaaaagtaatttatgaaatacttttgggtgaaaagtaaaaaaaaaacattttttttgtaaaacccacaaagccaacgttacgacaaccatatgcataaccattttttctttgaaaacccc encodes the following:
- the LOC110911520 gene encoding transcription factor bHLH14 — its product is MDDFFILSPCTSSSSSSNTPAPPPVAALVPQPNGLVSDSDRELVIAPRVVKKKAKNHVRREKNLNKQFYSLLSVVPKVSKMDKASLLGDAVCYINELKQKVEELESELEMRDSTKVNCEKKKKKNIQVKMVGEYAIIRVQSANSDWPELKLMSALGKMEAKIQHATMSCVNDVMFQDFVAKIPGATEDEVKAYLHTRLNK